A window of Marispirochaeta aestuarii contains these coding sequences:
- the phnD gene encoding phosphate/phosphite/phosphonate ABC transporter substrate-binding protein codes for MKKSVLFILLLLAAVPLVFAGGSAEEAMAPAECSNRGLLDVMYCDEDMDLVADLPKDSSQWADPDTLIFAYTPVEDPAVYEDIWQPFMDYLAKVTGRKVRFFSVDSYAAQVEAMRAGRLHIAGISTGPTPFAVNLAGYVPFAIMGGADGQFGYTLQVYVHADSDLYELKDLKGKRVAHTTPTSNSGNQAPKALFPDFGVVPGEDYEIEFSGSHENSALGVVAKDYDAAPVASEVVDRMAERGLFDPADVRIIFETDPFPTTSYGYAHNLHPDLVKKIKEAFLTYEFAGTPLGEEFNVDGFIEITYKNQWAQIRKINEYNGIEYTFEGLK; via the coding sequence ATGAAGAAATCAGTACTGTTCATCCTGCTGCTCCTTGCAGCTGTACCACTGGTGTTTGCCGGCGGATCAGCGGAAGAAGCTATGGCACCGGCGGAATGCTCGAACCGGGGACTTCTCGACGTCATGTACTGCGACGAGGACATGGATCTTGTAGCGGATCTGCCCAAGGATTCAAGCCAGTGGGCCGACCCGGACACCCTTATATTCGCCTATACCCCCGTTGAAGATCCGGCGGTCTACGAGGACATCTGGCAGCCCTTTATGGACTACCTGGCGAAAGTAACAGGGCGCAAGGTGCGCTTTTTTTCCGTGGATTCCTATGCGGCCCAGGTCGAGGCCATGCGGGCCGGTCGGCTCCATATCGCCGGAATCTCCACAGGCCCGACTCCCTTTGCGGTGAACCTGGCCGGCTATGTGCCTTTCGCCATAATGGGAGGAGCGGACGGCCAGTTCGGTTACACCCTGCAGGTATATGTACATGCAGACAGCGATCTGTACGAGCTCAAGGACCTGAAGGGCAAGCGCGTGGCCCATACAACCCCCACATCCAACTCCGGCAACCAGGCGCCCAAGGCGCTCTTCCCGGACTTCGGGGTTGTTCCCGGAGAAGATTACGAAATCGAGTTCTCCGGCAGTCATGAAAACTCGGCCCTGGGTGTAGTCGCAAAAGACTACGACGCGGCGCCAGTGGCCTCCGAGGTGGTCGATCGTATGGCGGAACGGGGACTCTTCGATCCCGCGGACGTTCGGATCATCTTCGAAACCGATCCCTTCCCCACCACCTCCTACGGATACGCCCACAACCTGCATCCCGACCTGGTAAAAAAGATCAAGGAAGCCTTTCTTACCTATGAGTTTGCGGGAACCCCCCTGGGAGAGGAGTTCAATGTCGACGGGTTTATCGAGATAACCTACAAGAACCAGTGGGCCCAGATCAGAAAGATCAATGAGTACAACGGTATAGAATATACCTTCGAAGGACTCAAATAG
- the phnC gene encoding phosphonate ABC transporter ATP-binding protein yields the protein MLEIKDLVKSYGASEPVLKGLNFSTQDKHLTAIIGSSGAGKSTMLRCINRLVTANSGQILLDGVDLLTLKGKALQHARRKIGMIFQAYNLIDRLTVMENVLSGRLGYIPFLRGAFRKFPQEDIDHAYALLKRVGLSQYVNKRCDELSGGERQRVGAARALMQNPSILLADEPTASLDPKTSERIMELIAQLTEELHLPVLINLHNVAQAKQYAARIVGLRGGVIVFDGKPDELTDEHLEKIYADKKELDEQLHHHTEQSR from the coding sequence ATGCTTGAAATAAAAGATCTCGTTAAGAGCTACGGGGCAAGCGAACCCGTATTGAAGGGTTTGAACTTCTCCACCCAGGACAAACATCTGACTGCCATTATCGGCTCCTCGGGGGCCGGAAAAAGTACAATGCTGCGCTGTATCAACCGCCTGGTAACCGCGAATTCAGGGCAGATTCTTTTAGACGGTGTGGACCTTCTCACACTAAAGGGCAAAGCGCTGCAGCACGCCCGCAGAAAGATCGGTATGATCTTTCAGGCCTACAACCTGATTGACCGCCTCACGGTTATGGAAAACGTGCTGTCCGGACGTCTGGGATACATTCCCTTCCTGCGGGGTGCCTTTCGCAAATTCCCCCAGGAGGACATCGACCACGCATACGCTCTGCTCAAGCGGGTCGGGCTCTCCCAGTACGTCAATAAACGCTGCGATGAACTCTCCGGAGGTGAACGTCAGCGCGTCGGCGCCGCCCGGGCCCTCATGCAGAATCCCAGTATTCTTCTGGCCGATGAGCCGACCGCCTCGCTGGACCCGAAAACCAGCGAGAGAATCATGGAGCTCATCGCTCAGCTGACGGAGGAGCTTCACCTGCCGGTGCTGATCAACCTGCACAACGTGGCCCAGGCCAAGCAGTATGCCGCCAGGATTGTCGGACTCCGGGGCGGGGTGATCGTGTTCGACGGAAAGCCCGATGAACTCACTGACGAACACCTGGAAAAAATCTACGCCGATAAAAAAGAGCTCGACGAACAGCTCCATCACCACACGGAGCAGAGCCGATGA
- the phnE gene encoding phosphonate ABC transporter, permease protein PhnE produces MNKALSGGGSSAGHFHWKRPPFISNPVLRYGLLTAFVVYFAYVFNTLEVNPERIVRGIPRAMQIFSGAIPPDFSARGKLIFTGFIESIQITFLATFAGVLLSIPFAFAAARNIAILPIYGLGRGIIIVARSLHPVVLGVLFVKAVGFGAFAGVLTLIIYTLGFVGKLLAEAIEEIKHGQIEAIRSTGAGYFSVLVYAVLPQIMPRLIGLTMYQLDINLRASAVIGLVGAGGIGNTLNSAFGRYDYGTASAILLVMIIIILFAESVSSRLRRFTR; encoded by the coding sequence ATGAACAAAGCTCTGAGCGGCGGAGGATCCTCCGCCGGACATTTTCACTGGAAACGTCCTCCGTTTATTTCAAATCCGGTACTGCGCTACGGTCTCCTTACGGCCTTCGTCGTCTACTTTGCCTATGTATTCAATACCCTGGAGGTAAACCCCGAAAGGATTGTGCGGGGGATTCCCCGGGCAATGCAGATTTTCTCCGGCGCAATTCCCCCGGATTTCAGCGCCCGGGGCAAACTTATTTTTACCGGCTTCATCGAAAGTATCCAGATAACCTTTCTGGCCACCTTTGCCGGCGTTTTACTGAGCATTCCCTTCGCCTTTGCGGCGGCCCGGAACATCGCGATACTGCCGATCTACGGACTCGGCAGGGGAATTATCATCGTCGCCCGCAGCCTGCACCCGGTGGTTCTGGGTGTGCTCTTTGTAAAGGCCGTCGGCTTCGGAGCCTTTGCCGGTGTTCTAACCCTGATTATCTACACCCTCGGTTTCGTGGGAAAACTTCTGGCCGAAGCGATCGAGGAGATAAAGCACGGTCAGATCGAGGCGATCCGCTCCACGGGAGCGGGGTACTTCTCCGTTCTGGTTTACGCGGTTCTGCCTCAGATCATGCCCCGGCTTATCGGGCTTACCATGTACCAGCTCGATATCAATCTCCGGGCTTCGGCTGTCATCGGTCTTGTGGGTGCCGGGGGTATCGGCAACACCCTGAACTCCGCCTTCGGTCGATACGATTACGGTACCGCCTCCGCTATTCTGCTGGTGATGATCATCATCATACTCTTCGCTGAATCGGTCAGTTCCAGGCTGAGGAGGTTCACGCGATGA
- the phnE gene encoding phosphonate ABC transporter, permease protein PhnE, which translates to MKNLTTAPLKDIGGESFRWERYTPLQRMRRFAGMFIVAGILLWTISTIDVFWPWVWTAPAEMQDMIYRMIPPNPRALPEILPALLETINIASVGTLLAIIISLPVAYFGARNVSPNRFTLAIARVIIVSSRSIDTLIWALLFVAILGPGPLAGVVAIAFRSVGFLGKLIGESIEEMDWGPIEALQASGASQGHIINYAIVPQIIPSFWAVAILRWDINIRESTVLGMVGAGGIGMLFQVAIDLFRWNTVSMVLVSIVVVVLFGEVVTGIVRRKII; encoded by the coding sequence ATGAAGAACCTTACAACGGCTCCTTTAAAGGACATCGGCGGAGAAAGCTTTCGCTGGGAACGCTACACCCCTCTTCAGCGCATGCGCCGTTTCGCGGGTATGTTTATCGTGGCGGGAATTCTCCTCTGGACCATCAGCACCATCGACGTATTCTGGCCCTGGGTCTGGACTGCTCCCGCGGAGATGCAGGACATGATCTACCGCATGATCCCGCCCAATCCCCGGGCGCTGCCGGAGATTCTGCCGGCCCTGCTTGAGACTATAAATATAGCCAGCGTCGGCACCCTTCTGGCCATCATCATCTCCCTGCCGGTAGCCTATTTCGGCGCCCGGAACGTATCCCCCAACCGTTTTACCCTCGCCATCGCCCGGGTAATCATCGTTTCTTCCCGGTCCATCGATACCCTCATATGGGCATTGCTGTTTGTGGCCATACTGGGACCCGGTCCCCTGGCCGGTGTTGTGGCGATCGCCTTCCGTTCCGTCGGATTCCTGGGCAAACTCATAGGGGAGAGCATAGAAGAGATGGACTGGGGACCCATAGAGGCCCTGCAGGCATCCGGGGCATCCCAGGGGCATATCATCAATTACGCCATCGTACCGCAGATAATTCCCAGCTTCTGGGCCGTTGCGATCCTGCGATGGGACATAAACATCCGGGAATCAACGGTTCTGGGCATGGTCGGCGCGGGCGGCATCGGCATGCTCTTCCAGGTGGCCATCGATCTGTTCCGATGGAACACCGTGTCCATGGTACTGGTTTCCATCGTCGTGGTAGTACTATTCGGAGAGGTTGTAACGGGTATAGTACGACGTAAAATTATCTGA
- a CDS encoding glutamine synthetase beta-grasp domain-containing protein, producing the protein MNTHFALENPIEVLTGKKRSELTRDDLINIINKKNIERLTFHYTAIDGKVKELRLPITSHEQAELVLAEGERVDGSSLFKGVVDAGKSDLYVIPVYKSVFINPFDHTSLDFVCRFVTGEGELAPFAPDNLLAITHQKLQEEFDVEFNALGELEFYLVGNSEQNLYPLPNQKGYHGSSPYVKTTSIVNEMLKVMTNITSEIKYAHNEVGLINNLEIDNHLFNGKLAEQVEIEFLPSPVEDAADVVVLGKWLCQSIANRYNLIATFYPKIQIGDAGSGLHFHTMLKRNNKNIMLDGDQELSEDSLKLIGGLCRYASTLSAFGNMTAGSFLRLVPHQEAPTKVCWGYSNRSALIRVPLGWRNLDNLAMKVNPQQRLKAERKDSRQTVELRSPDGSANTHMLLAAMTTAVLWAYRNPEEALKLADQNFVSGNIHNNPDKEREFIDIATSCVETAQALNDHRDYYIRDGYFTGSLIDKVIEMLNSENDEGLNKKIHSLPEEDGKKLAEDYIKRGIQKY; encoded by the coding sequence ATGAACACGCATTTCGCACTGGAAAACCCCATTGAAGTTCTGACAGGAAAAAAAAGATCCGAACTTACCAGGGACGATCTGATCAACATCATCAATAAGAAGAACATCGAGCGACTGACCTTTCACTATACCGCCATCGACGGAAAGGTGAAGGAACTCCGCCTTCCCATTACCAGCCATGAACAGGCGGAGCTCGTTCTTGCCGAGGGAGAACGGGTTGACGGGTCCTCTCTCTTTAAAGGCGTTGTTGATGCGGGAAAATCCGACCTTTACGTTATTCCGGTCTATAAATCGGTGTTCATAAACCCCTTCGATCATACGAGTCTCGATTTTGTCTGCCGTTTTGTTACCGGAGAGGGGGAACTTGCCCCCTTTGCTCCGGACAATCTCCTTGCCATTACCCATCAGAAGCTGCAGGAGGAGTTCGATGTCGAGTTCAATGCCCTGGGAGAGCTGGAGTTTTACCTTGTGGGAAACTCGGAGCAGAACCTCTATCCTCTGCCGAATCAGAAGGGATACCACGGCAGCAGCCCGTATGTAAAAACAACCAGCATTGTCAATGAGATGCTCAAGGTTATGACCAACATAACCAGCGAAATAAAATATGCCCACAACGAAGTCGGCCTTATCAACAATCTGGAAATCGATAATCATCTTTTCAATGGGAAGCTGGCAGAACAGGTGGAGATCGAGTTTCTCCCCAGCCCGGTGGAGGATGCAGCCGATGTCGTGGTGCTGGGAAAATGGCTCTGCCAGAGCATTGCCAATCGCTACAACCTGATTGCCACCTTCTATCCGAAGATCCAGATCGGCGATGCCGGCAGCGGTCTCCATTTCCATACCATGCTCAAACGAAACAATAAAAACATCATGCTCGATGGCGATCAGGAACTGTCGGAGGACTCCCTCAAGCTGATCGGAGGGCTCTGCCGCTACGCCTCCACCCTGTCGGCCTTCGGCAATATGACCGCCGGATCCTTCCTGCGCCTGGTACCCCATCAGGAGGCACCCACGAAGGTCTGCTGGGGCTACTCCAACCGCAGTGCCCTGATCCGGGTCCCCCTGGGATGGCGGAACCTGGACAACCTGGCAATGAAGGTCAACCCTCAGCAGCGGCTTAAAGCGGAACGCAAGGACAGCCGGCAGACAGTGGAGCTCCGCAGCCCCGACGGAAGCGCGAATACCCACATGCTCCTTGCAGCCATGACTACCGCGGTGCTCTGGGCCTACCGAAATCCTGAAGAGGCGCTGAAGCTGGCGGACCAGAACTTTGTCTCCGGGAATATCCACAATAATCCCGACAAGGAGCGGGAGTTCATCGACATCGCCACCAGCTGCGTGGAAACGGCACAGGCCCTGAATGATCACCGGGACTATTACATCCGGGACGGCTATTTCACCGGCAGCCTGATCGACAAGGTCATCGAAATGCTCAACTCTGAAAATGACGAAGGCCTGAACAAGAAGATTCACTCCCTGCCGGAAGAAGACGGCAAAAAACTCGCCGAAGATTATATCAAGCGGGGCATACAGAAATACTGA